The Thalassotalea piscium sequence CAGGTACGTAACCTTCAATTTTGGGCTCAATACCTTCAAATAAATAATTGATCATATGTTTTTCTAAAATTGCACGATCATCAGGGTTCATCATATTCATCTTATGCTCGTTGATCAGCATTGTTTGTTTCTTTTGCCAATTAGTCCATGCTTCTTGGCTAATGTTGTCGAATATGCGTTTACCAACGTCACCAGGATATAACTGAAAGCGTAACCCTTCAGTTTCTTTTTTTAGATTTTGACAAAATACCATTCTACTCATAACAAATCTCTTGCTCTTTAAATAATGATGGAGTGATTAAAAAGGATTTTATCATACTCATTACGTTTTACTTAAGTTTTTTAGTCACAGTTGGCTTAATGTCCATTGTCCGAACGCTAGTCCTTTTTAGTAATTTAAAAGTGTCCACGGACACTTTTAATAATTCGTTTATTACAGTTTAATTATAAATAACAATACTTTAAGTTTTTGGCATGCAGTCTGCTTCTATCAAATTAAGTAAAGGTTTAAGAGGTGTTTATGATTAAGGATACTAGCCAGCAAGATACTATGCTCAGCTCAAGTAAGAAAACGGGATTGAAAGTATCGCTCTCTATATTAATTGCTGTGATTTTTATCACTATTGCTTGGCAATCATTTAGTTCATGGCAACGTAATGAAATAAGTGTAGCGACAGAGCAGCTGAAACTGGCAACTGTAGAAAGAGGAGATTTACTACGCGATATTATAGCTACAGGCAAAGTAGTTGCGGCTAATGCACCCATTGTATATAGCCCTGAGGATGGTTTAGTCACTTTGTTAGTTAAGCCTGGTGATTTAGTCAATTTCGGTCAACAGGTAGCAATTATTGATAGCCCGCAGCTAATGGCTAAATTAAACCAACAAAAAACATTAGTACAACAGCTAAGCGCAGATGTTAGTCGTGAAAAATTGGCGGCTCGTAGAACAGAGCTGACATTGAAACAAAAGGCTGAGCTGGCAAAAGTTAATTTGGTCGCCGCAGAGCGTGAATGGCGAAGGGCAGATATTTCAATAAAACGTCATTTGATCAGCCAAATAGACTATGAAGAATCGCAAGATGAATTGGCTAAGGCAAAGCTAACTGCTCATCATGCTGAACAGGAAGCAAAACTTGCACAAGATACATTAGCGTTTGAGGTAGAGAATAAAGTGTTACAGCTAAAAGCGAAACAACAAGAGTTGGCTGAGCTGCAACGAAAAGTTGATGAATTAAATGTTACTTCGCCTGTTGCTGGCATTGTGGGGAATTGGTTAGTCGAGCAGAAGGCTAAAATTACTAGCAATGAGTCACTGATGATGATTGTTGATCTTTCTGCTTATGAAGCTGAATTACAAGTACCTGAAGCTTTTGCTGGAGATATTGGCTTGGGTATGAGTGTAGAGGTTAACTTTGGCGGTGAAACGTTAGCGGGTAAGTTAGCTTCAATCTCACCAGAGGTTATTAATAATCAAGTAACAACACGAGTACGCATAGAAAATACCCACGATGCTAACTTAAGACAAAACCAACGAGTGAGCGCACGAATAATTTTAGAGCAGAAACACAATGTTTTAATGATTCGACGAGGCCCTTTCTATCAAAGTGGTGCGGGTAAAGTAAGTTATAAAGTACAAGAAAACATAGCTCAAAAAATCGCTATAGTTACTGGCGCAACTAGCATGAGTCATATTGAAGTTATTAATGGAGTTAAAGAGGGAGATGTACTAGTAACCTCTGATCTCGAAATTTTTGAAAATAAAGCACAAGTATTGCTTTACTAATTAATGAAGGATTTAAAGATGTTAACAATGTCAAATATTAGCAAGGTTTATCATACCGACTTAGTGCAGACTCATGCGCTTAGGGATTTTAATTTAACGGTTAAAGAAGGAGAGTTTGTTTCAGTTACGGGACCTTCAGGCTCTGGTAAAACAACATTTTTAAATATTGCCGGACTACTTGAATCGATTAGCTCTGGTGATTATCGCCTTGACGGTGAAAGTGTGGTTGGGCTTAGTGATAGAGAATTGTCTCGTCTTAGAAATGAAAAAATAGGGTTTATTTTTCAGGGTTTTAACTTAATACCTGATCTTAACTTATTTGAGAATGTTGATGTACCGCTGCGTTATCGTGGTTTTAACGCGCGTCAACGTAAAGAAAAAATAGAAAAAGCACTAGAAATGGTCGGTTTAGCTGCTCGTATGAAACATTTACCTTCACAGCTTTCCGGTGGTCAGCAGCAACGAGTTGCAATTGCGCGAGCACTAGCAGGCGAGCCTAAGTTTTTATTAGCGGATGAGCCAACGGGTAATCTTGATAGTTTAATGGCGAAACAAGTCATGGAGCTATTAGAAGATATTAATAAACAAGGTACAACAATTGTTATGGTGACGCATGATCCTGAGCTCGCAAGGAGAGCGCAGCGTAATATTCAAATTGTTGATGGCCAATTATGCGACTTTAAAATGTATCAAGGCGGACAATTATCAAATGAACAATCGGCAACTGCTTAATTATGACGACCAACAAAACTTCAAATAAGGAAAGTTAATGTTTACTTATTATATAAAGTTAGCGTTTAAAAGCTTAAAGAAAACACCTTTTAGCACAAGCTTAATGATACTGGCTATCGCTTGTGGTATTGGTATTTCAATGACAGCATTAACGCTTAACCATGTGCGTTCAGCTGATCCTATTCCAGAAAAAAGCGGGCAATTATTTTCTCTGCAATTGCAAGCATCAGGTAAGCATAGCACTTGGCAAACCTCAGATAATGTACCGTTACAAGTTACCTATCAAGATGCAACCAATATTATGCGTACACTTCCAGAGTATAAACATACCCCTATGTTTAAAACAGGGTATGCTGTTCGATCAAGTGACCCTAAATTTGCACCGTTGATTCATAGTGCTAGAGTGACCAATCGACATTTCTTTTCAATGTTTAATATTACATTTCTTTATGGCAGTGTCTGGTCGGAAAAAGTAGATGAAAATCCAGCTAATCTGGTTGTGATTAGCGAGGAGTTAAACCAGAAACTCTTTGGCGGTGGTGATAACACAGGTGAGAAAATTTATCTAGATAAAGAAGCGTTTAGAATTGTCGGCATTATTAATCCATGGGCACCTTCACCTAATTACTACGATCTTAATAATGGCGTGTTTGTCGATCCAGAACACGTATTTATTCCATTCTCATTATCTGCAATCACCGAGTTAAACTCATGGGGAAATAATAATGGCTGGAAAGAGGAAGCTATTCATACTTATCAAGCAAAACTAACCTCTGAAAATTTATGGTTACAGTACTGGTTTGAGTTACCTAATAAAGAAGCATATGAGCATGTAAAGCAACACCTTACGGGTTATGTGGCACAACAGAAAAAGTTAGGCCGCTTTGAAAGAGATGACGCACGCAGCGTGCTAAGAAATGTAAAAGAATGGCTTGCATATAATAACGTGGTTGGCGACGACAGTAATGTTTTAGTCGGCGTTAGTTTTTTGTTCTTGTCAGTATGCTTAGTTAATACTATTGGCTTGTTGCTAGCGAAATTTCTTCGATCTGCTCCTAATGTAGGGGTTCGCAGAGCGCTTGGAGCGAGTAAAGAGCAAGTGTTTTCTCAGCACTTAGTTGAAGTGGGGGTGTTAGGCTTATTGGGTGGTTTGCTAGGGTTAGTTTTTGCTCAGGTAGGCTTAATACTACTAAAAACACATTTTGACGGTTATGACGTATTAGCGACAATGGACTTAACCATGTTGCTATCTGCCCCTATCATTGCGGTAGTTGCTACAGTGCTAGCTGGAATTTATCCAGCATGGCGTGTTTGCACAACCCTACCGTCTATTTACCTAAAAACACAATAGGAGCTATTTATGCTAGTTATTTCTCCAATTTTTAACGCCATGATGCGTAGCAAAAGTAGTGTTATTTTAATTATTTTACAAATCGCATTAACAATCGCTATTGTTAGTAATGCAGCATATATAATTCATGAACGTATAAATGTCATGCAGCGTGATACTGGTATTCCTGAAGCGCAAATCATTAAAACCCATATGTACTTTTATGATGAAGACGTCGATATTATTAAGCAGTTAGCGCTTGATGCACAACAAGTTAAAACGATACCAGGTGTAATTGAAGCAAGTGCTATTAATGCTATACCACTATCAGATAGTGGCAGTTCGTGGATGCTGCGTAATCAGCTTGAAAATAACGGCGCAATTAGTACCAGTGCAGGTGCCTTTCTGGGTGATTACAATGTGGTAAGTGCTTTAGGGCAAAAGGTGAGTCGAGGCAGAAACTTTCGCCCAGACGACATGGTTTATCGTACAAAGGGTGACGAAGTTCCACAAGTAACTATTATTACACAAGCGTTGGCAGATTTGTTGTTTCCTAGTCAAGAGGCACTCGGGCAAACACTTTATAGTTTAGACATACCAATAAAAATTATTGGTATTGTAGATAGAATGTATGGTCCTTGGGTTCATTTTAATATGGTTGAACGAAATATGTTTATACCCATGTTAAGTGACCGTAAAAACTACAGGTTTTCGGTAATCGTAGAGGAAGATAAGGTTGATAGAGTTTTATCCGAATTAAATGACTTTTTACTTAGGTTAGAAGGACGTAGGGTGATAAATCATACAATGACTGTGGCGCAATTGAAGGACTCAAGTTATCAAAACGACCGCTTAATGACGAATATGCTATTTGTTATTATTACTGTTTTAGTGTTTATTACTGCGTTAGGTATTGCAGGGATGACAATATTTAATGTTAACCGTCGTCAAAAGCAAATTGGAACACGTAGAGCATTAGGGGCAAGTAAAGGAGATATAATTAGCTATTTTATGACGGAAAGTGCCATTATCTCTGTTATAGGCATAGCACTTGGCGTTATTACTGCCTTTGTTTTGAATAACTATTTAATGAGCTATTTTAATTCAGCAGCTCTGGAATTTAGCTACATAGCAGGTACTATTGCCAGTATTGTTGTTGTCGTAATAGTGTCAGTACTTGTTCCTGCACGAAAAGCATCGTTAATTTCACCTGCCATTGCGACACGCTCAGTTTAAATAGTATTATTTAATCAGCGGTTTAGCTTATACAAAGATCTAAATTCAATTTGGACTATTATGGATAAAATACTTATTGTAGATGACAACCCTTCGGTATGTCAGGCGCTTACTATTTTACTTGAACTCTATGATTATCAAGTGGTTGCTGTCGGTAGTCCGAAAGAAGCTTTGCCGATAATTATGTATCAACGTATTTCATTGGTCATACTAGATATGAATTTCACCCAAGACACAACCAGCGGTGAAGAGGGTAAAGCCGCTTTTTATCAAATAAGAGACTTACAGCCGGACCTTCCTGTTATTTTACTGACTGCCTGGACCGATTTAACAACTGCAATTGAGCTAGTAAAAAATGGTGCCGCAGATTATCTCGCTAAACCTTGGGATGATGAGCGTCTACTGGTGACTATTAATAATCTGATCGAACTTAATGATGTACAGCGAAAATCCCAAGTATTAACTCAGCAGCAAAGAGAAAGAGATCAACATAATAAAAGTGCTAATTTGTGCGGCTTAATATTTGCTAGTACCGCAATGCAGCGCTTGGTTGATATGACGATACAAGTTGCTAAGTCTCACGTAAATGTACTTATTACCGGCCCTAACGGTGCCGGTAAAGAAAAAATTGCTGAAATATTGCATGAAAATTCGCCGCGCGCGGATAAACCTTTAATTAAAGTAAATGTAGGAGCGCTACCAGTAGAGTTAATCGAGGCCGAATTGTTTGGCGCTGAAGCTGGCGCTTACACAGGTGCAAATAAAAAACGCATTGGCCGCTTTGAAGCCGCTGATGGTGGTACTTTATTGCTCGATGAAATAGGTAATTTATCGTTATCGGGGCAAATGAAATTACTACGGGTTTTACAAACAGGGGAGTTTGAGCGCCTAGGAAGTAATCAAACATTAACTGTTGATGTGCGGGTGATAAGTGCCACGAATGCTGACTTGGCTGGCGCCATTGCAAATAATACCTTTAGAGAAGATTTGTTTTACCGGCTAAATGTAATTCAGCTTGAATTATTACCATTAAACCAACGTAAAGATGATATTGAGCCTTTGATTGAATATTTCACACAGTCAGAAAAAGTAATACCTGAAGCAACCAGACAAGCTTTACAATTACACGATTGGCCTGGCAATGTAAGGGAGCTAGAAAACGCTTGTCAGCGTGCAAATTTATTATCGAAGTCAACTGAGTGGCAGGCGGAAGACTTTGGCTTAACGCCAATAGACTTAGCAAGCTACGAACAAATTAAACCAGCCGAACACTTAACGAAAGCGCGTGTTGAACAGGCGATTAATGATCATCAGTGGGTTATTAGCCGTGCTGCAAAATCATTAGGATTAAGTCGGCAAGCGCTGTATCGGCGAATGGAAAAATTTGGAATTACTAAATGATCTTTAGCAGTATTAGAGCTCGACTAATCACTATTTGCTTAGGGATGATTTGGCTAAGTAATGCTATTTTATTTTACAGCTTTGCTGGCGACAATTGGTGGTTACTCGGTTTAGTCCTTATTTTTATTTCATTATTAGCGGTGAGCTTAATTAACTACTTCTTTACGCCTTTATCTAAAAAATTAAAGGCATTAGAAGCTGGTTTATTAAACTTTAAGGACAATGACTTCTCTAATACATTAAATCTTGATGGTAAAGATGAAATAAGCCAAATAGGGAAACTTTACAACGATGTCGCAGTAAAACTTAGAACAGAGAAACAACATATCTACCAGCGTGAATTATTGTTAGATAAAGTGATTGAAAGCTCTCCTATTGTGATGTTTTTAGTTGATGATGATGACTTTTTTGTTTACTCCAATCGTGCTACCCGACATTTTTTGTATCAAGGAAAACCCCTCGAAGGGAATAAGTTTTCAGTGCTAAAGAAGCAATGGCCAGATGCGTTGAAAGAAGCTTTAGCGCAACATTTAGACGGATTATTTACTATTGAACACGATAGTATAGAAGACACATGGCACTTATCGCGTGGAGAATTTTTGTTAAATAACAAAAAACACCATCTATTTTTGTTAAAACAAATGACACGAGAACTAAACCGGCAAGAAGTGGCGGTATGGAAAAAAGTGATAAGGGTGATCAGCCATGAGTTAAATAACTCACTAGCGCCTATTTCTTCAGTAACTCATTCAGGAAATTTAATTGCTAGTAAATTAGCAAACGACAAGCTAGTACTTATTTTTGAAACGATTAGAGAAAGAATCGAGCACCTTAATCATTTTATTTTAGGTTATGCTCGATTTGCAAAATTGCCCAGCCCTTTAATAGAAAATGTTGGCTTAGACACTTTTATAGAAAAGCTGGCAACACAGTTTAGCTTTGAATTAGAAACAAAAGTACCAAGTCAAACGTTGCTAATTGATTCAAGTCAAATTGAACAGGTATTCATTAATTTGCTAAAAAATGCTGAAGAATCAGGTTCAGACAAAAGTGATATTACTATGGCTTTTCAGTTACTTGAAAACTCGGTTAAAATAACTATTCAAGACCGAGGTACAGGTATGTCTGAGCATGTACTTAAAAATGCACTCATCCCTTTTTATTCTACCAAGCAAACCGGTACAGGGCTGGGCTTGGCGCTATGCCGAGAAATTATAGAAGCTCATCATGGGCGAATTTCGCTGTATAATAGGATAGAAGGTGGGCTTGCTGTGGTGTTAGAACTACCTAAAGCCAATAAATAGTGACTAAGCTTAACCTCAATAGCTACACTTGCGATCTTAATTCGACTGTATTGCCTTGTGGATCTTTAACATAAACAGATAAGCCATAACCTTGTGAACCGTAGCGGCGCTCAAATTTTGGGGTTTCTATATTATAACGCTTGAAGTGTTCGCTAATTTCTTGCTCACTGATAAAGGCTAACAATAAACAAAAATGATCTAGGTTATTTTCGGTTGCTGTAGGTTTACCTCCACCAGCACGACCTAGCTCACTATCAACAACGACTATATCAATTAAAGCAGTGCCGGCACGAAGTTGAGTGAGCCCTGTTTCTACAGAAGTTTCTCGTTCAACTTTGCAACCAAGTACTGTGCAATAAAAATAAAGCATGTCGTTGAGCTTATCAGTCCGAAGTACAATGTGATCAATGCCTACAATGTTTAACATTTAACCTCCTGTTGTTCCAATTTTGCTGAATTGTAACCTAGTTGTACTGATTAAAATTTACGATGTCAGTAACTTGCGGTGCTGATTTCTAACCCTACCATATCACTAACTTAATTAAGTGAGCATTATTATGTGATTAGATTGTTTAACTCATGTATTTCTTCAATAATTTTACAGCTTGATGCTGCTAAACCAACACTGTTTGAATCACCGAGTTTATACCATAGCGTTTGGGGTGTTTCATTCACGCTATTAATTGAATGTAACTCACACTCAATTAACAGTGGGGTAATATCAAGGTGAAAATGGCTAAAAGTATGCCTAAAGGGGCGAAGTGCAGTGCTATTTAGTTCACTTAACCCATATTGACTAAGCGCGCTATTAATCTCTTTTTCATTATCAACTTCAATAAAACTGTAAAGTCCACCCCAAATCCCTGAAGGTGGTCGTTTTGTCATAAAGAGCTGGTTGTTGATTTTGGGGATTATCATTATTGTACTTTTTGCGGGTGTTACCTTTTTCGGTTTTTTTTGGGGAAAGTTTGCTTGTTCAGAGAGCTTAAAAGCAAGACAGTCATCATTGATTGGACACTCTTGGCAATTAGGTTTGCTGCGAGTGCAAACCATTGCTCCTAAGTCCATCATGGCTTGGTTATAAGAGGCAACGTCTTTATTTGGTGTAAGTTTGTTAGCAATGGGCCAAAGCGCTTTTTCAAATTTAGCCTGAGCGTTATGCCCTTCAACTAAATAACAGCGGGCGAGTACGCGCTTAACATTACCATCTAATATGGGGTGTGTTTGATGAAGCGATAAACTTAATATAGCACCTGCTGTTGACCTGCCAATACCTGGTAGAGCAATAACATCGTCAATATTTTCAGGGAATTTACCTTGATATTGCTTTGCCATTATTTTAGCTGACTTGTGGAGGTTTCGTGCTCGTGCGTAATAGCCTAAACCTGTCCAGTGATGGAGCACGTTATCTTCTGATGCGTTAGCAAGATCTAAAATACTAGGAAAACTTTCCATAAAACGTAAATAATAAGGGATAACTGTTGCTACTTGGGTTTGTTGTAGCATTATTTCAGAAATCCACACGCGATATGGCGTTTTGTTTTGTTGCCAAGGCAAGTGCTTACGACCTTGTTCGTGATACCAACTAAGCACTTGTTGGCTAAACTTTTTGGCAGATATTGCCGATATTTGGGTTTTATTTGTCATAGTGGTGCAGTGTAGCTAATTCACTTTAGGCAAACAATCTTGTTTGCAAAGAAAAGGCTATCATTTATGGGTAAAATACATGATATAATAAGGTTAAATTTCCATCACTAAGGTTAAGTAGGTATATATGAAAATTGATGCAAAAAATCGTAGTCGACGTTTGCGTAAAAAATTACGTGTAGATGAGTTTAAAGAGTTGGGCTTTGATGTCGCTTGGAAATTTGCTGACGATATTGATGGTGAGGGTATTGATACCTTTATGAATAAATTTTTTGATGAAGTGATTGAGCCTAACGGTCTAGGTTTTGGTGGTGAAGGTGATAAAATTTGGCACGGGCTAGTATGTACACAAAGCCTTGGTCAATGCACTGAAGAACACAGAAGTGCGGTTGAAAAGTGGTTAAAAGCTAATGGCGTTACTGCTGTTTCTGTTAGTGAGTTATACGATGTTTGGTGGGCAGAATAGCTCACACACTATACAAATGACACCTAGAGAGGGAGGCTAAGCAAAAGTAATTGCTTAGCCTTTTTTCGTTGGTGAATTTGAAAAAGCGTATAACAAATATTATCGGGGATGATTTGTACATAATTATGTTTGTTTTATCAGAGCCCTGGCATTGGTAGTAGTAAAGGTTTTGTTGGGTAAGCGTCTGCTCAACTTTATAATGAATAAAACTCTAACTTTTCTAATTCAGTGATAGGTTGTTTGAGTTTGTTGCGCTAAAGATAGATAATATGTCTATTGATTTTTATTATTTAAATAACTATGACTGAAAGAACCCATAAAACTATTGAGCAAGCAGAACAAGAAGGCAAATATATTCGTAAAGTACGTAGCTTTGTTAAACGTGAAGGGCGCTTAACTAATGCTCAAGCGCGAGCACTTGAAGACTATTGGACAACAATGGGGCTTAACCATGCTGATGGAATGATTAACGCTACGAGTTTGTTTAATAATATCAACCCTGTAGTACTAGAAATTGGTTTCGGGATGGGGAAGTCGTTAGTTGAAATGGCTAAGAATGCACCTAATGTTAACTTTATTGGTGTGGAAGTACATAAACCTGGTGTCGGTGCGTGTATTGCTTTAGCTCAAGAGGAAGGGATTGCTAATTTAAAAGTTTATGAGCATGACGCGATTGAAGTGTTAGCTGATTGTATCCCTGATGAGAGTTTAACAACTGTACAGTTATTTTTTCCTGATCCGTGGCATAAGAAAAAACACCATAAACGTAGGATCGTATCGTTAGCCTTTGTTGAGAGTATTCGCCAGAAACTAAAGGTTGGTGGAGTATTTCATATGGCAACCGACTGGGAAAACTATGCAGAGTGCATGTTAGAAGACATGAATAATTCTCAGGGGTATCAAAATTTATCTGAAACTAATGATTATGTTCCACGCCCAGATTCTCGCCCTTTAACTAAGTTTGAAAATCGTGGACAAAAATTAGGGCATGGTGTTTGGGACTTACAATTTAAGCGTATTGACTAGGCGTATTTATTCTTAGGTAGCAAGCTAAATACTACAACTTAGTTACGATGTGCTTTATCTTGTTGAATATGTAGTAGATGTTGGCTATTACGATAATTCCCTGTTTCTCTTAACCACTGCTCGTTAATAACTTCTCTGATGAGTGCCGCTTGTAATATGCGTACAGGATAGCGGCACCAATAGTCGATAGTTGCTTGTTGGTGACAATTATTATTAGGGAAAACTTCACTACGGGTTAGTGTTAGCTCTTCTTTTATGTCGGCAATCACCTGACTTTTTAATTCAGTGTTTACCATTTTTTTAAAACGCGTAAACTGCTTTGCTCGGTATAATTGCCACGCAAACCAAACAATAACAAGCGTAGCTATAACAATAAAAACTTCCAAGTTAATTTCCGTATATAATTACAAAGTATAAATAACCTGAGTTCGGGATAAGCTAAGTACACCAAAGCTCAGATTTTCGCGCGTATCTGCGTTGCCTGCATGGACGTAGGTACTTGGTTTTTGTCTGGAACTAAAAAACCGTTAATTTGCTACTAATAGCCAGCTATTAGGTACACAAATAAGCCTTGATTAACACAAAACTTTTAGCATTGGTTAAGTTACAATGCACCTAGTGTTTTTATAAAGTCACCCAAAACACTGTAAAATATCATTTTAAATCTTTTTATGCACATCCATTATCCCGAACTCAGGTTAAATAAGATATGCACTAAGTTTACCTTAATGATTCATTAGTAGGTAGGAACTTTGTATAAACTAGCGACTATTTTCTAATAGGATTATCCAAAATTCAGCTTAGCTAGATTCATCATTGTTCTTAGGTAAGTATTTATAACCATTAATCATTGCAGAGAGTATAGCTGTTCTTTCTTTTCGTTCACTCATTATTACCCCAATAATATGTAAAGGAATTAAGAACAATAAGGTAAAGAAAGAATAAACATGTGCTGTGATAAAAGGGGCTCGTATTGCTCGCATTTCTTTGTAGGCTTGTTGGTCAACATTCTCTGTGGAATAGGGCTTGATCAAGTCAAGCTTGTCACTTTCAATAGCAATACTTTTTGCAAAATATTGGCCAAATGGTGGGTAATATATATCTGTGCCTGCTAGCACTAAACCACTTAGCATTTGAATAGACATTGTTAATAATAAAGCACCAACCATAAGCTTTCCTAAGGGGCTATGGCCTTTATATTTAGTATTAGGATGCTTTTTAAATTCAATTAATTCTTGAGTAAAGCCTTTAGCAAAGGGGAGTACGTTATGCCAACGCTCGTAGCCTTTACCAATGAAACCAAAAATAATTCTAATTATTAAATTAGTAGCAAATATATAGCCGGTGAGAACATGAATTGTTTTAAGTAAGACTTTTCCATCAACGCTTATTCCAAGAGTTTTAGCATTGTAGATAACTAGCCCAAGTGCTAACAGTATGGTAATGATTAGCACATTAGCCCAGTGGAATAGTCGTAAGTATCTACTCCAAATATACACTTGTTGGTATTGATGTTTCATTTCAGTTACTCAATCAAAGGGCTTTAGCAAAGTGTAAAACGAATAATTGTTGAACACCTTATTCTACATCAATGAAATCTGCACTTTCATGCGTTAATAATTTTGCTTTTAACGCCAGACCACCAGCATAACCCGTTAGCTTTTTGTTACTGCCAATCACGCGATGACAAGGAATAATGAGTGCGATAGGGTTTTTACCGTTAGCGCTACCTACTGCTCGTACGGCTTTTTCATTATCGATATTTTTGGCAAGCCAAGCGTAACTTTTAGTATCACCAAATGGGATAGTGCAAAGTGCTCGCCATACTTGCTGTTGAAAAGCAGTACCTTTAGGATCTAATGGCAGGGTAAAGCGTTGA is a genomic window containing:
- a CDS encoding ABC transporter permease, with the protein product MLVISPIFNAMMRSKSSVILIILQIALTIAIVSNAAYIIHERINVMQRDTGIPEAQIIKTHMYFYDEDVDIIKQLALDAQQVKTIPGVIEASAINAIPLSDSGSSWMLRNQLENNGAISTSAGAFLGDYNVVSALGQKVSRGRNFRPDDMVYRTKGDEVPQVTIITQALADLLFPSQEALGQTLYSLDIPIKIIGIVDRMYGPWVHFNMVERNMFIPMLSDRKNYRFSVIVEEDKVDRVLSELNDFLLRLEGRRVINHTMTVAQLKDSSYQNDRLMTNMLFVIITVLVFITALGIAGMTIFNVNRRQKQIGTRRALGASKGDIISYFMTESAIISVIGIALGVITAFVLNNYLMSYFNSAALEFSYIAGTIASIVVVVIVSVLVPARKASLISPAIATRSV
- a CDS encoding sensor histidine kinase, whose translation is MIFSSIRARLITICLGMIWLSNAILFYSFAGDNWWLLGLVLIFISLLAVSLINYFFTPLSKKLKALEAGLLNFKDNDFSNTLNLDGKDEISQIGKLYNDVAVKLRTEKQHIYQRELLLDKVIESSPIVMFLVDDDDFFVYSNRATRHFLYQGKPLEGNKFSVLKKQWPDALKEALAQHLDGLFTIEHDSIEDTWHLSRGEFLLNNKKHHLFLLKQMTRELNRQEVAVWKKVIRVISHELNNSLAPISSVTHSGNLIASKLANDKLVLIFETIRERIEHLNHFILGYARFAKLPSPLIENVGLDTFIEKLATQFSFELETKVPSQTLLIDSSQIEQVFINLLKNAEESGSDKSDITMAFQLLENSVKITIQDRGTGMSEHVLKNALIPFYSTKQTGTGLGLALCREIIEAHHGRISLYNRIEGGLAVVLELPKANK
- a CDS encoding efflux RND transporter periplasmic adaptor subunit; translated protein: MIKDTSQQDTMLSSSKKTGLKVSLSILIAVIFITIAWQSFSSWQRNEISVATEQLKLATVERGDLLRDIIATGKVVAANAPIVYSPEDGLVTLLVKPGDLVNFGQQVAIIDSPQLMAKLNQQKTLVQQLSADVSREKLAARRTELTLKQKAELAKVNLVAAEREWRRADISIKRHLISQIDYEESQDELAKAKLTAHHAEQEAKLAQDTLAFEVENKVLQLKAKQQELAELQRKVDELNVTSPVAGIVGNWLVEQKAKITSNESLMMIVDLSAYEAELQVPEAFAGDIGLGMSVEVNFGGETLAGKLASISPEVINNQVTTRVRIENTHDANLRQNQRVSARIILEQKHNVLMIRRGPFYQSGAGKVSYKVQENIAQKIAIVTGATSMSHIEVINGVKEGDVLVTSDLEIFENKAQVLLY
- a CDS encoding VOC family protein, coding for MLNIVGIDHIVLRTDKLNDMLYFYCTVLGCKVERETSVETGLTQLRAGTALIDIVVVDSELGRAGGGKPTATENNLDHFCLLLAFISEQEISEHFKRYNIETPKFERRYGSQGYGLSVYVKDPQGNTVELRSQV
- a CDS encoding oxidative damage protection protein, which produces MSRMVFCQNLKKETEGLRFQLYPGDVGKRIFDNISQEAWTNWQKKQTMLINEHKMNMMNPDDRAILEKHMINYLFEGIEPKIEGYVPEKK
- a CDS encoding sigma-54-dependent transcriptional regulator, yielding MDKILIVDDNPSVCQALTILLELYDYQVVAVGSPKEALPIIMYQRISLVILDMNFTQDTTSGEEGKAAFYQIRDLQPDLPVILLTAWTDLTTAIELVKNGAADYLAKPWDDERLLVTINNLIELNDVQRKSQVLTQQQRERDQHNKSANLCGLIFASTAMQRLVDMTIQVAKSHVNVLITGPNGAGKEKIAEILHENSPRADKPLIKVNVGALPVELIEAELFGAEAGAYTGANKKRIGRFEAADGGTLLLDEIGNLSLSGQMKLLRVLQTGEFERLGSNQTLTVDVRVISATNADLAGAIANNTFREDLFYRLNVIQLELLPLNQRKDDIEPLIEYFTQSEKVIPEATRQALQLHDWPGNVRELENACQRANLLSKSTEWQAEDFGLTPIDLASYEQIKPAEHLTKARVEQAINDHQWVISRAAKSLGLSRQALYRRMEKFGITK
- a CDS encoding ABC transporter permease, whose amino-acid sequence is MFTYYIKLAFKSLKKTPFSTSLMILAIACGIGISMTALTLNHVRSADPIPEKSGQLFSLQLQASGKHSTWQTSDNVPLQVTYQDATNIMRTLPEYKHTPMFKTGYAVRSSDPKFAPLIHSARVTNRHFFSMFNITFLYGSVWSEKVDENPANLVVISEELNQKLFGGGDNTGEKIYLDKEAFRIVGIINPWAPSPNYYDLNNGVFVDPEHVFIPFSLSAITELNSWGNNNGWKEEAIHTYQAKLTSENLWLQYWFELPNKEAYEHVKQHLTGYVAQQKKLGRFERDDARSVLRNVKEWLAYNNVVGDDSNVLVGVSFLFLSVCLVNTIGLLLAKFLRSAPNVGVRRALGASKEQVFSQHLVEVGVLGLLGGLLGLVFAQVGLILLKTHFDGYDVLATMDLTMLLSAPIIAVVATVLAGIYPAWRVCTTLPSIYLKTQ
- a CDS encoding ABC transporter ATP-binding protein, translating into MLTMSNISKVYHTDLVQTHALRDFNLTVKEGEFVSVTGPSGSGKTTFLNIAGLLESISSGDYRLDGESVVGLSDRELSRLRNEKIGFIFQGFNLIPDLNLFENVDVPLRYRGFNARQRKEKIEKALEMVGLAARMKHLPSQLSGGQQQRVAIARALAGEPKFLLADEPTGNLDSLMAKQVMELLEDINKQGTTIVMVTHDPELARRAQRNIQIVDGQLCDFKMYQGGQLSNEQSATA